A genomic stretch from Chitinophaga agri includes:
- a CDS encoding GumC family protein codes for MQQKVINTRAKREEHTGLLEMIRHKYQPYWPLFVIASIISFSIAYVYLRYATPLYKISSSLLIKEDTRPVESSIIEMMDPLGRGKKVDNEIEILKSRTIAKTVVRNLNLYGEVFEKGRIRDISMYKTGPVQFEFLDPDLIDPNEGTIVPLKYDYAGKKVSLDDQTYPLNDTVHTKWGRMIIKPVPGYNPNGEHGEGYYLKVSGDRALAGVFLSNLKIAPATKTANVLRLEYVDAVPKRGMDMLNELMKAYDAASIDDKNKTASKTMAFVEERLRIITAELSQVEGKIQEYKTNEGIVDISEQSKLFLNAVQDNDVRLSEADMQLSSLSAVQEYVKGKGAGDNLVPATLGIADPTLLGLVSKLQDSELQLERLRKTTGENSPLIASLTAQIEKLRPAILDNISSLRANLEASRAKLAGQNGRFMSMLKGVPSKEKTLLEVSRQQQIKNNIYTFLLEKREETQLQYAAAISDSRIIDLAEAESFPFSPKKSMVMALALIAGIAVVAGFIAVKDLMNHKVMFRSDIEKGTSAPIIAEIMFDKSGAIAITEGKRTPVAEQFRALRTSLSYIGINGDNKTILVTSSISGEGKSFVAVNLALSLSLTKKKVVLLEFDLRKPKVSKILNVPHHPGISNYLVGHSSLSDILKQPIENNEYMYLLSAGVIPPNPTELILNGRLEHLLANLRASFDYVIIDSAPVGPVTDARLLAPFADATLYVVRHDRTPKFNLKMVEDLYEQGDLGKLNIVFNGLKMRGAPGYAYGYGGGYGYGNGQGYGYGYTEETKNGTVKKGRFTKIFK; via the coding sequence ATGCAACAGAAAGTAATCAATACGCGCGCAAAACGAGAGGAACATACAGGCCTCCTTGAAATGATCAGGCATAAATATCAGCCTTACTGGCCTTTATTTGTGATTGCGTCAATTATTTCTTTCTCAATCGCATATGTTTATCTGAGATATGCAACCCCACTGTATAAAATATCATCTTCTCTGTTGATCAAAGAAGATACACGCCCCGTTGAGAGCTCTATCATCGAAATGATGGACCCGCTCGGCAGAGGTAAGAAAGTAGATAACGAGATCGAAATATTAAAGTCAAGAACCATAGCGAAAACTGTTGTAAGAAATCTGAACCTCTACGGTGAAGTATTCGAAAAAGGCAGGATCCGCGATATCTCCATGTATAAAACAGGACCGGTACAGTTTGAGTTTCTTGATCCGGACCTGATCGATCCTAATGAAGGTACTATCGTTCCGCTGAAATATGATTATGCAGGAAAGAAAGTTTCCCTCGATGATCAGACCTACCCGCTGAATGATACGGTTCATACCAAATGGGGCCGGATGATCATCAAGCCGGTGCCAGGATACAATCCAAATGGTGAACATGGTGAAGGTTACTACCTGAAAGTATCCGGTGACAGAGCCCTGGCCGGCGTTTTCCTGAGCAATCTGAAAATTGCGCCTGCTACCAAAACTGCAAATGTACTCAGACTGGAATACGTTGACGCCGTGCCTAAAAGGGGGATGGACATGCTCAACGAACTGATGAAGGCATACGATGCTGCATCTATTGATGATAAGAATAAAACAGCCTCTAAAACGATGGCTTTCGTGGAAGAGCGACTGCGTATCATCACTGCGGAACTCAGCCAGGTAGAAGGAAAGATCCAGGAGTATAAAACCAATGAAGGGATCGTTGATATCAGCGAACAAAGTAAATTATTCCTGAACGCTGTACAGGATAATGACGTTCGCCTCAGCGAAGCCGATATGCAATTGTCCTCTCTTTCTGCCGTGCAGGAATATGTAAAAGGAAAGGGCGCCGGTGATAACCTGGTACCTGCTACTTTGGGCATTGCTGATCCGACCTTACTCGGACTCGTTAGCAAACTGCAGGATTCTGAACTCCAGCTGGAAAGGCTGAGAAAGACCACTGGTGAGAACAGTCCGCTGATAGCCAGTCTGACCGCACAGATCGAAAAACTCAGACCTGCGATCCTGGATAACATCAGCAGCTTACGCGCTAACCTCGAAGCATCGAGAGCGAAACTCGCCGGTCAGAACGGCCGTTTCATGAGTATGCTGAAAGGTGTACCCAGCAAGGAAAAAACATTGCTGGAAGTAAGCAGACAACAACAGATCAAAAACAACATCTATACTTTCCTGCTGGAAAAACGTGAAGAGACCCAGCTGCAATATGCGGCTGCTATCTCCGACAGCCGTATCATTGACCTGGCAGAGGCAGAAAGCTTCCCTTTCAGTCCGAAGAAGTCAATGGTGATGGCACTGGCACTCATCGCAGGTATTGCAGTAGTAGCCGGCTTCATCGCAGTGAAAGATCTGATGAACCATAAAGTAATGTTCCGGTCAGATATCGAAAAAGGTACTTCTGCACCGATCATCGCTGAGATCATGTTCGACAAAAGCGGCGCTATCGCTATCACAGAAGGTAAGCGTACACCGGTTGCTGAACAGTTCAGGGCTTTACGTACCAGCTTATCTTACATAGGTATTAACGGCGATAACAAGACCATCCTCGTCACTTCCTCTATTTCCGGTGAGGGTAAGAGCTTCGTTGCGGTGAATCTCGCACTGAGCCTCTCCCTGACTAAAAAGAAAGTGGTGCTGCTGGAGTTTGACCTGAGAAAACCTAAGGTGAGCAAGATCCTCAATGTACCGCACCATCCGGGTATCAGTAATTACCTGGTAGGTCACTCGTCACTGAGCGATATCCTCAAGCAGCCAATTGAGAACAATGAATATATGTACCTGCTTTCTGCAGGGGTGATACCACCGAATCCGACAGAGCTGATATTGAATGGCAGATTAGAACATCTGCTGGCTAACCTCAGAGCATCGTTTGACTATGTGATCATTGACTCCGCTCCGGTAGGTCCTGTTACTGATGCACGCCTGCTCGCTCCATTCGCTGATGCAACACTGTATGTAGTACGTCATGACAGAACGCCTAAGTTTAACCTCAAAATGGTTGAAGACCTGTATGAACAAGGAGATCTTGGAAAATTGAACATCGTGTTCAATGGTCTGAAGATGCGTGGCGCACCTGGTTATGCATACGGCTATGGCGGCGGTTACGGTTATGGTAACGGACAGGGATATGGGTATGGTTACACCGAAGAAACCAAAAATGGCACTGTGAAGAAGGGTCGGT